In Sebastes fasciatus isolate fSebFas1 chromosome 15, fSebFas1.pri, whole genome shotgun sequence, a genomic segment contains:
- the plb1 gene encoding phospholipase B1, membrane-associated isoform X1: MTTSALLILAALVGSCAQFTDAVDVDVRENDLTEETESYMPILCSPIPVSLSPSSSVHTLTPVDISSVYVLGTPLSHRDETSRVVNRVAELLSMFNPDVITQHVDQTSVQPRSLLEEAEELSLSLSHQVMDWKLVLLFVQADSTCACSPHVAADVTAVVQEVEAALQLLQKRLPRTLVHVAVWSTNQQDNRCECMRDESINQRLYKATLLKTLQDSLSRVLENPKWHSDMADFTALLQSVPVILEPISDSEDTWSDQNQIAVQLWTNLLQPATGQAEVMDTGVITIPCPTQEQPFLRTQKNSPSESQGKVYSKASTPTDPVMGTEIPCTDRSPSPTTPTSVHELRPGDIKVVAAVGDSLTAANGVGAKTDNLLLVIKQYRGLSWSIGGDENINNVTTLPNILREFNPSLTGFSEGIGKEDSPGAFLNQAVAGAKSGDMVRQVRVLVDKMKNDSGIDFHNDWKVITMFIGGNDICDFCTDSIFFSPRNVVGRIRQALDILHSEVPRAIVNLIELLGIVSLRDLHNDKTLGCPTWFVSLVCPCILKPKEGSSELQKVNDLNKAYQHAMRELIDSGRYDTHHNFTVVLQPFFREVILPKLEDGRPDRSYFSPDCFHLSQKAHTKMAQALWNNMLEPVGNKTFTQDFSAGIDLKCPSETNPFIRTAVNSDYTFPGPPPTSAPATNWGSDFSCVNTAPSNSVPTSVHRLRPADIKVVAAVGDSLTAGFGAKAKNLLQLRTEYRGVSWSIGGDKTLETVTTLPNILKKFNPKIKGVSKGQGKWQTGFNMAVSGAKISGIPGQVRRLIDTMKNASTVDFENDWKLVTLFIGGNDLCQYCNDRASMSSQNYSRHMMASLDMLYKEVPRTIVNVLEVLEIEGLRRIKRDSLGCSVLQKYICPCFLLPGEDSPELAEVKRINRELQVETEKLVYGGRYEEREDFAVVVQPFFRNSIVPLNADGRPDTTYFSEDCFHFSERGHAYMAAALWSNMLEPVGKKQTYSNFTNARSNIKCPTEEHPYIFTMVNSLPGSTTTTTTTAPITHSTTSQPHSYDCNEDVPAWLAAVLAVTGLLIGWAVTWLLLSCRAKRSKQMLTAAVEMKGTVF, from the exons ATGACTACATCTGCACTCCTGATTCTGGCAGCCCTTGTTGGATCCTGCGCTCAGTTTACAG ACGCTGTCGATGTTGATGTTCGAGAAAACGATCTAACAGAGGAG ACAGAAAGTTACATGCCGATACTCTGCTCACCAATACCTGTCTCCTTATCCCCATCCTCCTCAG TTCATACTCTCACACCTGTTGACATCTCATCTGTTTATGTCTTGGGAACTCCACTCTCACACAG GGATGAAACATCTAGAGTGGTCAATAGAGTCGCTG AGCTGCTGTCCATGTTTAACCCTGATGTGATCACTCAACATGTGGATCAGACATCAGTGCAgcccag AAGCTTGTTGGAGGAAGCTGAGGAGctatctctctccctttcacatCAG GTGATGGACTGGAAGCTCGTTCTGCTGTTTGTCCAGGCAGATTCCACATGTGCCTGTTCACCACAT GTTGCTGCAGATGTTACAGCTGTTGTGCAGGAAGTGGAAGCAGCTCTGCAGTTGTTGCAGAAAAGg TTGCCTCGCACTTTAGTTCACGTCGCGGTCTGGAGCACAAATCAGCAGGACAA CAGGTGTGAGTGTATGAGAGATGAAAGCATAAACCAGCGACTATATAAAGCAACTCTTCTGAAAACACTGCAG GACTCTTTAAGTCGTGTCTTGGAAAATCCAAAGTGGCACAGTGACATGGCAGACTTCACCGCCCTGCTGCAGTCTGTGCCAGTTATCCTCGAACCCATCTCAGATTCT GAGGACACATGGTCTGACCAAAACCAAATAGCTGTTCAGCTATGGACAAACCTG CTTCAGCCGGCGACAGGTCAGGCAGAGGTCATGGACACTGGTGTCATTACTATTCCTTGCCCTACCCAG GAACAACCTTTCCTGCGGACGCAGAAGAATTCCCCCTCTGAATCACAGGGCAAAGTTTACAGTAAAGCCTCTACACCAACAGATCCA GTTATGGGTACTGAGATACCTTGCACAGACCGCAGTCCATCTCCCACTACACCCACTTCag TTCATGAACTCAGACCTGGAGATATCAAGGTGGTGGCAGCAGTAGGTGACTCTCTGACT GCAGCCAATGGTGTGGGTGCAAAGACGGACAACCTTCTGTTAGTCATTAAACAGTACAGAGGATTGTCATGgag CATTGGAGGTGATGAAAACATCAACAATGTGACCACTCTGCCAA ATATCCTGAGGGAGTTTAACCCCTCACTGACCGGCTTCTCAGAGGGAATAGGTAAAGAGGACTCTCCAGGAGCCTTCCTCAATCAGGCCGTGGCCGGAGCCAAGAGTGG TGACATGGTACGACAAGTGCGTGTCCTGGtggataaaatgaaaaatgattcG GGCATCGATTTCCACAATGACTGGAAAGTGATCACCATGTTTATTGGTGGCAATGACATATGTGACTTCTGCACCGACAGC ATTTTTTTCTCACCCAGGAACGTGGTCGGTCGTATCCGCCAAGCTCTGGACATACTCCATAGTGAA GTTCCCCGTGCCATTGTCAATCTGATAGAGCTGTTAGGCATTGTATCGTTGCGTGATCTGCACAACGATAAAACTCTGGGCTGTCCCACCTGGTTTGTAag tttagtttgcCCCTGCATACTGAAGCCTAAAGAGGGATCCTCTGAACTCCAGAAGGTCAACGACCTCAATAAAGCCTATCAG CATGCTATGAGAGAGCTAATTGACTCTGGCCGCTATGACACACACCACAACTTCACTGTGGTGCTGCAGCCTTTCTTCCGGGAGGTTATCCTTCCCAAGTTAGAG GATGGCCGGCCTGATCGCTCGTACTTTTCACCCGACTGTTTTCATCTCAGTCAGAAAGCTCACACAAAAATGGCTCAGGCTCTCTGGAACAACATG TTAGAGCCAGTGGGCAACAAGACGTTTACACAAGACTTCTCAGCTGGCATTGACCTGAAGTGTCCCTCTGAG ACCAACCCATTTATTAGGACTGCTGTCAATAGCGACTACACATTTCCAGGCCCTCCACCCACTTCTGCTCCTGCTACA AATTGGGGCAGTGACTTTTCCTGCGTTAACACAGCTCCATCCAACTCTGTGCCCACTTCAG TTCACAGGTTACGACCAGCAGACATCAAAGTGGTGGCTGCTGTGGGAGATTCTCTAACT GCCGGCTTTGGTGCCAAGGCAAAGAATCTCCTGCAGCTAAGAACTGAGTACAGAGGGGTGTCCTGGAG caTTGGAGGAGACAAAACTCTCGAGACTGTCACAACATTACCTA ATATCCTTAAGAAGTTCAATCCTAAAATCAAAGGGGTGTCAAAGGGTCAAGGGAAATGGCAGACTGGCTTCAACATGGCTGTATCAGGAGCTAAGATATC AGGAATCCCCGGGCAGGTCCGACGCCTGATTGATACCATGAAGAATGCCTCT acggtGGATTTTGAGAATGACTGGAAGCTGGTGACCCTCTTCATTGGAGGCAACGACCTGTGTCAGTACTGCAACGATCGG GCCTCTATGTCATCTCAGAACTACAGTCGTCATATGATGGCAAGCTTGGATATGCTGTACAAAGAG GTTCCCAGGACAATTGTCAACGTCTTGGAGGTCCTAGAAATTGAAGGACTTCGCAGGATCAAAAGGGATAGTCTCGGGTGCAGTGTGTTACAAAA GTATATCTGCCCGTGCTTTTTGTTGCCAGGAGAGGATTCCCCGGAGCTGGCTGAAGTAAAACGGATTAATCGGGAACTACAG GTCGAGACGGAAAAATTGGTGTATGGAGGCCGTTACGAAGAGAGAGAGGACTTTGCTGTGGTCGTGCAGCCCTTTTTTAGGAACTCCATTGTCCCTTTGAACGCT GACGGCAGACCTGACACAACCTACTTCTCTGAGGACTGCTTCCACTTCAGTGAACGGGGACATGCTTACATGGCTGCAGCTCTGTGGAGTAACATG TTGGAGCCAGTGGGTAAAAAACAGACATACAGCAATTTCACAAATGCCAGAAGTAACATCAAGTGCCCCACCGAG GAGCATCCGTACATCTTCACGATGGTGAACAGCTTGCCCGGTtcgaccaccaccaccaccaccacagcacCCATAACGCACAGCACAACTTCACAACCTCACAGCTATGATTGCAATGAGGACGTGCCAGCGTGGCTCGCTGCTGTGCTGGCCGTGACAGGTCTTCTGATTGGCTGGGCTGTCACCtggctcctcctctcctgcagaGCCAAGAGGAGCAAGCAGATGTTGACGGCTGCAGTGGAGATGAAGGGCACCGTGTTTTAA
- the ypel5 gene encoding protein yippee-like 5, translated as MGRIFLDHIGGTRLFSCANCDTILTNRSELISTRFTGATGRAFLFNKVVNLQYSEVQDRVMLTGRHMVRDVSCKNCNSKLGWIYEFATEDSQRYKEGRVILERALVRESEGFEEHVPSDNS; from the exons ATGGGACGCATCTTCTTGGACCACATTGGCGGAACTCGCCTCTTCTCCTGTGCCAACTGTGACACCATCCTGACCAACAGGTCTGAGCTTATCTCGACACGCTTCACAGGAGCCACAGGCAGAGCTTTCCTCTTCAACAAG GTGGTGAACCTCCAGTATAGCGAGGTGCAGGACAGAGTGATGCTCACCGGCAGACACATGGTGAGGGACGTCAGCTGCAAGAACTGCAACAGCAAGTTGGGTTGGATCTATGAGTTTGCTACTGAGGACAGTCAGCGGTACAAGGAGGGACGTGTCATCCTGGAGAGGGCGCTGGTTAGGGAGAGCGAGGGCTTTGAGGAGCACGTTCCCTCAGACAACTCATGA
- the lclat1 gene encoding lysocardiolipin acyltransferase 1 isoform X3, whose product MQVACFVFIHRHWEEDKKHMGNMLDYFCDIREPLQLLLFPEGTDLTENTRAKSDVFAAQNNLPKFEYVLHPRSTGFTFIVDRLRKGDNLDAVHDITVAYPKNIPQTERHLILGLFPREIHFHVRRYPVASLPSSSDDLESWCRDRWAEKESRLRDFYSSQPRGFDRDGIARVPPCKTELRVTLIKAASLLYWSSFIALCFTGLWLWAPFRLYFLVVVGVYVALQKLIGGVELLELSCHRYWKSMSANMGEKSKVLDGKMQ is encoded by the exons ATGCAGGTGGCCTGCTTCGTCTTTATTCACCGTCATTGGGAGGAGGACAAGAAGCACATGGGGAACATGCTGGACTACTTCTGTGACATCAGAGAGCCACTGCAGCTGCTTCTGTTCCCAGAGGGCACAGACCTCACCG AAAACACAAGAGCAAAGAGTGACGTGTTCGCTGCCCAGAACAACCTGCCAAAATTCGAGTATGTGCTGCATCCCCGCAGCACTGGATTCACCTTCATTGTGGACAGACTACGAAAAG GAGACAACCTGGATGCCGTCCATGATATCACAGTGGCATATCCCAAAAACATCCCTCAGACGGAACGCCACCTCATCCTGGGACTTTTCCCCCGCGAGATCCACTTCCACGTCCGCCGCTACCCAGTGGCTTCCCTGCCCTCCTCCTCCGACGACCTGGAGTCTTGGTGTCGAGATCGCTGGGCTGAGAAGGAGAGCCGTCTGCGGGACTTCTACTCAAGCCAGCCCCGCGGCTTCGACAGGGACGGCATCGCGCGCGTGCCACCTTGTAAGACGGAGCTGCGAGTGACTCTGATCAAAGCCGCCTCACTGCTGTACTGGAGCAGCTTCATCGCTCTGTGCTTCACCGGCCTGTGGCTGTGGGCTCCATTCAGGCTCTACTTCCTGGTCGTGGTTGGAGTATACGTGGCCCTGCAGAAGCTGATCGGCGGGGTGGAGCTGCTGGAGTTGTCCTGCCATCGATACTGGAAGTCCATGTCTGCCAACATGGGCGAGAAGAGTAAGGTGCTGGATGGGAAGATGCAGTGA
- the plb1 gene encoding phospholipase B1, membrane-associated isoform X2 gives MTTSALLILAALVGSCAQFTDAVDVDVRENDLTEETESYMPILCSPIPVSLSPSSSVHTLTPVDISSVYVLGTPLSHRDETSRVVNRVAELLSMFNPDVITQHVDQTSVQPRSLLEEAEELSLSLSHQVMDWKLVLLFVQADSTCACSPHVAADVTAVVQEVEAALQLLQKRLPRTLVHVAVWSTNQQDKCECMRDESINQRLYKATLLKTLQDSLSRVLENPKWHSDMADFTALLQSVPVILEPISDSEDTWSDQNQIAVQLWTNLLQPATGQAEVMDTGVITIPCPTQEQPFLRTQKNSPSESQGKVYSKASTPTDPVMGTEIPCTDRSPSPTTPTSVHELRPGDIKVVAAVGDSLTAANGVGAKTDNLLLVIKQYRGLSWSIGGDENINNVTTLPNILREFNPSLTGFSEGIGKEDSPGAFLNQAVAGAKSGDMVRQVRVLVDKMKNDSGIDFHNDWKVITMFIGGNDICDFCTDSIFFSPRNVVGRIRQALDILHSEVPRAIVNLIELLGIVSLRDLHNDKTLGCPTWFVSLVCPCILKPKEGSSELQKVNDLNKAYQHAMRELIDSGRYDTHHNFTVVLQPFFREVILPKLEDGRPDRSYFSPDCFHLSQKAHTKMAQALWNNMLEPVGNKTFTQDFSAGIDLKCPSETNPFIRTAVNSDYTFPGPPPTSAPATNWGSDFSCVNTAPSNSVPTSVHRLRPADIKVVAAVGDSLTAGFGAKAKNLLQLRTEYRGVSWSIGGDKTLETVTTLPNILKKFNPKIKGVSKGQGKWQTGFNMAVSGAKISGIPGQVRRLIDTMKNASTVDFENDWKLVTLFIGGNDLCQYCNDRASMSSQNYSRHMMASLDMLYKEVPRTIVNVLEVLEIEGLRRIKRDSLGCSVLQKYICPCFLLPGEDSPELAEVKRINRELQVETEKLVYGGRYEEREDFAVVVQPFFRNSIVPLNADGRPDTTYFSEDCFHFSERGHAYMAAALWSNMLEPVGKKQTYSNFTNARSNIKCPTEEHPYIFTMVNSLPGSTTTTTTTAPITHSTTSQPHSYDCNEDVPAWLAAVLAVTGLLIGWAVTWLLLSCRAKRSKQMLTAAVEMKGTVF, from the exons ATGACTACATCTGCACTCCTGATTCTGGCAGCCCTTGTTGGATCCTGCGCTCAGTTTACAG ACGCTGTCGATGTTGATGTTCGAGAAAACGATCTAACAGAGGAG ACAGAAAGTTACATGCCGATACTCTGCTCACCAATACCTGTCTCCTTATCCCCATCCTCCTCAG TTCATACTCTCACACCTGTTGACATCTCATCTGTTTATGTCTTGGGAACTCCACTCTCACACAG GGATGAAACATCTAGAGTGGTCAATAGAGTCGCTG AGCTGCTGTCCATGTTTAACCCTGATGTGATCACTCAACATGTGGATCAGACATCAGTGCAgcccag AAGCTTGTTGGAGGAAGCTGAGGAGctatctctctccctttcacatCAG GTGATGGACTGGAAGCTCGTTCTGCTGTTTGTCCAGGCAGATTCCACATGTGCCTGTTCACCACAT GTTGCTGCAGATGTTACAGCTGTTGTGCAGGAAGTGGAAGCAGCTCTGCAGTTGTTGCAGAAAAGg TTGCCTCGCACTTTAGTTCACGTCGCGGTCTGGAGCACAAATCAGCAGGACAA GTGTGAGTGTATGAGAGATGAAAGCATAAACCAGCGACTATATAAAGCAACTCTTCTGAAAACACTGCAG GACTCTTTAAGTCGTGTCTTGGAAAATCCAAAGTGGCACAGTGACATGGCAGACTTCACCGCCCTGCTGCAGTCTGTGCCAGTTATCCTCGAACCCATCTCAGATTCT GAGGACACATGGTCTGACCAAAACCAAATAGCTGTTCAGCTATGGACAAACCTG CTTCAGCCGGCGACAGGTCAGGCAGAGGTCATGGACACTGGTGTCATTACTATTCCTTGCCCTACCCAG GAACAACCTTTCCTGCGGACGCAGAAGAATTCCCCCTCTGAATCACAGGGCAAAGTTTACAGTAAAGCCTCTACACCAACAGATCCA GTTATGGGTACTGAGATACCTTGCACAGACCGCAGTCCATCTCCCACTACACCCACTTCag TTCATGAACTCAGACCTGGAGATATCAAGGTGGTGGCAGCAGTAGGTGACTCTCTGACT GCAGCCAATGGTGTGGGTGCAAAGACGGACAACCTTCTGTTAGTCATTAAACAGTACAGAGGATTGTCATGgag CATTGGAGGTGATGAAAACATCAACAATGTGACCACTCTGCCAA ATATCCTGAGGGAGTTTAACCCCTCACTGACCGGCTTCTCAGAGGGAATAGGTAAAGAGGACTCTCCAGGAGCCTTCCTCAATCAGGCCGTGGCCGGAGCCAAGAGTGG TGACATGGTACGACAAGTGCGTGTCCTGGtggataaaatgaaaaatgattcG GGCATCGATTTCCACAATGACTGGAAAGTGATCACCATGTTTATTGGTGGCAATGACATATGTGACTTCTGCACCGACAGC ATTTTTTTCTCACCCAGGAACGTGGTCGGTCGTATCCGCCAAGCTCTGGACATACTCCATAGTGAA GTTCCCCGTGCCATTGTCAATCTGATAGAGCTGTTAGGCATTGTATCGTTGCGTGATCTGCACAACGATAAAACTCTGGGCTGTCCCACCTGGTTTGTAag tttagtttgcCCCTGCATACTGAAGCCTAAAGAGGGATCCTCTGAACTCCAGAAGGTCAACGACCTCAATAAAGCCTATCAG CATGCTATGAGAGAGCTAATTGACTCTGGCCGCTATGACACACACCACAACTTCACTGTGGTGCTGCAGCCTTTCTTCCGGGAGGTTATCCTTCCCAAGTTAGAG GATGGCCGGCCTGATCGCTCGTACTTTTCACCCGACTGTTTTCATCTCAGTCAGAAAGCTCACACAAAAATGGCTCAGGCTCTCTGGAACAACATG TTAGAGCCAGTGGGCAACAAGACGTTTACACAAGACTTCTCAGCTGGCATTGACCTGAAGTGTCCCTCTGAG ACCAACCCATTTATTAGGACTGCTGTCAATAGCGACTACACATTTCCAGGCCCTCCACCCACTTCTGCTCCTGCTACA AATTGGGGCAGTGACTTTTCCTGCGTTAACACAGCTCCATCCAACTCTGTGCCCACTTCAG TTCACAGGTTACGACCAGCAGACATCAAAGTGGTGGCTGCTGTGGGAGATTCTCTAACT GCCGGCTTTGGTGCCAAGGCAAAGAATCTCCTGCAGCTAAGAACTGAGTACAGAGGGGTGTCCTGGAG caTTGGAGGAGACAAAACTCTCGAGACTGTCACAACATTACCTA ATATCCTTAAGAAGTTCAATCCTAAAATCAAAGGGGTGTCAAAGGGTCAAGGGAAATGGCAGACTGGCTTCAACATGGCTGTATCAGGAGCTAAGATATC AGGAATCCCCGGGCAGGTCCGACGCCTGATTGATACCATGAAGAATGCCTCT acggtGGATTTTGAGAATGACTGGAAGCTGGTGACCCTCTTCATTGGAGGCAACGACCTGTGTCAGTACTGCAACGATCGG GCCTCTATGTCATCTCAGAACTACAGTCGTCATATGATGGCAAGCTTGGATATGCTGTACAAAGAG GTTCCCAGGACAATTGTCAACGTCTTGGAGGTCCTAGAAATTGAAGGACTTCGCAGGATCAAAAGGGATAGTCTCGGGTGCAGTGTGTTACAAAA GTATATCTGCCCGTGCTTTTTGTTGCCAGGAGAGGATTCCCCGGAGCTGGCTGAAGTAAAACGGATTAATCGGGAACTACAG GTCGAGACGGAAAAATTGGTGTATGGAGGCCGTTACGAAGAGAGAGAGGACTTTGCTGTGGTCGTGCAGCCCTTTTTTAGGAACTCCATTGTCCCTTTGAACGCT GACGGCAGACCTGACACAACCTACTTCTCTGAGGACTGCTTCCACTTCAGTGAACGGGGACATGCTTACATGGCTGCAGCTCTGTGGAGTAACATG TTGGAGCCAGTGGGTAAAAAACAGACATACAGCAATTTCACAAATGCCAGAAGTAACATCAAGTGCCCCACCGAG GAGCATCCGTACATCTTCACGATGGTGAACAGCTTGCCCGGTtcgaccaccaccaccaccaccacagcacCCATAACGCACAGCACAACTTCACAACCTCACAGCTATGATTGCAATGAGGACGTGCCAGCGTGGCTCGCTGCTGTGCTGGCCGTGACAGGTCTTCTGATTGGCTGGGCTGTCACCtggctcctcctctcctgcagaGCCAAGAGGAGCAAGCAGATGTTGACGGCTGCAGTGGAGATGAAGGGCACCGTGTTTTAA